The following are encoded in a window of Gramella sp. MT6 genomic DNA:
- a CDS encoding multidrug effflux MFS transporter, translating to MLPNSAERNKKQEYIILLVLGTLIALGPFSIDAYLPGFDSIAKDFNTSISRIGLTLTSYFIGISLGQLAYGPIMDKFGRKKPLLIGLAIYFLSALSCMYSPNLEWLIVSRFFLAVGAAAGMVAAKAIVRDIFPVHEVAGAISVLMLIMGGAPIIAPTVGSFIIDFFGWEMIFAFLAAFCLLMIISVTRFLPESIVPDKMVDLKPKQVAIKYFGILTHSKFWSFALAGSFAIGAMFAYISDAPKLFMGNFDLSQKEFGLLFGLNAGGLILGSQVNRLFLRKFTTLQITLFNSVVLVVLSSLFLLNSLLELGFLATATLLFLMLFLLGFQNPNTTALSLEPFEKKAGRASALIGSLKMILGAFTSFLISLFHTSSSVPLAVILLSCLFISFLLLFRFSKKEKQRLQLSEV from the coding sequence ATGCTTCCAAATTCTGCAGAAAGAAATAAAAAACAGGAATATATTATTCTACTGGTTCTGGGGACTCTAATTGCTCTTGGTCCATTTTCTATTGATGCATACCTACCTGGATTTGATAGTATAGCCAAAGATTTCAATACGTCCATCAGCCGGATAGGCCTTACGCTTACCAGTTATTTTATTGGTATATCTTTAGGACAGCTCGCTTACGGGCCGATAATGGATAAATTCGGAAGAAAAAAACCGTTATTGATAGGTTTAGCCATCTACTTTTTATCGGCATTAAGTTGCATGTATTCTCCTAACCTTGAGTGGTTGATCGTGTCCCGGTTCTTTTTGGCCGTAGGGGCTGCAGCGGGAATGGTGGCAGCAAAAGCTATTGTTAGAGATATTTTTCCTGTACATGAAGTTGCCGGAGCCATCTCTGTATTAATGTTAATTATGGGTGGCGCACCTATAATCGCTCCTACCGTGGGAAGTTTTATTATCGACTTCTTTGGATGGGAGATGATCTTTGCATTTCTGGCCGCATTTTGCCTTTTAATGATAATAAGTGTCACCAGGTTTTTACCGGAAAGTATTGTACCAGATAAAATGGTTGATCTAAAGCCTAAACAGGTAGCCATAAAATATTTCGGAATTCTAACTCACTCAAAATTCTGGAGCTTTGCTTTGGCCGGTAGCTTTGCGATAGGTGCCATGTTCGCTTATATCTCTGATGCACCTAAACTTTTTATGGGCAATTTTGACCTTTCCCAAAAGGAATTCGGTCTTTTATTCGGGCTCAACGCGGGTGGTTTGATCTTGGGAAGTCAGGTTAACCGGCTTTTTCTAAGGAAATTTACAACACTCCAGATCACATTATTCAATAGCGTGGTCCTCGTAGTTCTATCCTCACTTTTTCTATTGAATTCTTTATTGGAATTGGGCTTCCTTGCAACTGCAACACTTTTGTTTTTAATGTTGTTCCTGTTAGGCTTTCAAAATCCGAACACTACGGCTTTATCTTTAGAACCTTTTGAAAAGAAAGCAGGGCGAGCGTCGGCATTGATCGGTAGTCTCAAAATGATCCTGGGTGCTTTCACTTCCTTCCTCATAAGTTTATTTCACACCTCAAGTTCAGTTCCGCTTGCGGTCATACTTTTAAGCTGCCTATTTATAAGCTTCCTACTATTATTCCGCTTTTCGAAAAAGGAAAAGCAACGGCTTCAGCTTAGTGAGGTTTAA
- a CDS encoding DEAD/DEAH box helicase — translation MSFKKLNPPLKEAIERLGFENPTAFQKNILPKIKSGADLYCLAPEGSGKTTAMIISVIQKLNSEAFEDSPRALIYVKDKESALELEQKFKEFTREMDLRIYCAYEEQNIDDQKDDIYYGVDIVIATPRRLGKLFSMTGIHLGQLQLFILEDAEFLSKPGNIDEIVRIPMSISKCQYLVFAEKMEPKMERLKDTFMERARIVKMSK, via the coding sequence ATGTCGTTCAAAAAATTAAATCCACCACTAAAGGAAGCTATTGAACGTTTAGGGTTTGAAAACCCTACTGCATTTCAGAAAAATATCTTACCTAAAATTAAAAGTGGAGCAGATCTTTACTGTTTAGCTCCTGAAGGTAGCGGAAAGACAACTGCGATGATCATAAGTGTGATCCAGAAGTTGAATTCTGAAGCATTTGAGGATTCGCCCAGAGCACTTATTTATGTGAAGGATAAAGAATCTGCTTTAGAACTTGAACAAAAATTTAAAGAATTCACGAGGGAAATGGACCTGCGTATTTATTGCGCTTATGAAGAGCAAAATATCGATGATCAAAAGGACGATATCTACTACGGAGTAGATATTGTAATTGCTACCCCAAGGAGGTTGGGGAAATTATTCTCCATGACCGGTATTCATTTAGGTCAATTGCAACTTTTTATTCTTGAGGATGCTGAATTCCTTTCTAAACCTGGAAATATAGATGAAATTGTAAGAATACCTATGAGTATCAGTAAATGTCAGTATCTGGTTTTTGCTGAAAAAATGGAACCCAAGATGGAAAGATTAAAGGATACCTTCATGGAACGCGCCCGGATAGTAAAAATGTCTAAATAA
- a CDS encoding TonB-dependent receptor, with amino-acid sequence MKFRYLALLLTFLICNGSVFAQQLYTLNGVITDASSNETLIGVNLLVPEANTGVVTNDYGFYSIKLPQGTYEIEISYLGYQSVQKTIDLDSDKKVDFQLIEASENLDEVIITSDIEGLNIRKPEMSVNKLSIGTIQKLPVVFGEVDVVKSLLLLPGVSNAGEGSSGFNVRGGAVDQNLILLDEATIYNSSHLFGLFSVFNPDAIKDLKLYKGGIPAKYGGRVSSVLDIYQRDGNSKEFKMQGGIGAISSRLLAEGPIVKNKGSFLIGGRSSYAHLFLKLTDNENSAYFYDLNTKLSYNLDDRNKLLLSGYFGRDVFNISQNFENTYGNAVLNLRWNHIFSDNIFTNLSVIYSDYYYGLNLNFVGFNWDSGIKNLNIKYDFNHYINDNLQLKYGMQNTYYEFNPGEIKPIDEDSGINYFKLTNKYAFENAVYLSAEHRLSENFSAEYGLRLSTFLRLGQDEINVYENNNPVEYDAERDIYREADIIETTESSKSEVLKGYNNFEPRIALAYTLNDNQSIKASYNRMAQYLHLISNTSSPTPLDVWAPSGSFIKPQVLDQYAVGYFRNFKENEYSLEVEGFYKDIDNRIDYIDGANLIANNAIERVVLNGESRAYGMELLLRKNTGRLTGWLAYTLSRSAQRTPGRTPIEPGINNGNWYNTNYDKTHDLSITSSYELNKKWQFNANFIFQTGLATTYPNAQYEYEGITIPVYGERNGDRLPSYHRLDLSATYEPGIKKDKKIESFWTFGLYNVYNRQNAYSISFRENSDTGVNEAVRLSLFGIIPSITYNFKF; translated from the coding sequence TTGAAGTTCCGCTATTTAGCCCTATTACTTACATTTCTTATATGTAATGGTTCCGTATTCGCTCAGCAATTATATACTTTAAATGGTGTGATTACTGACGCTTCCAGCAATGAAACCCTAATTGGTGTAAATCTTTTAGTACCCGAGGCCAACACGGGAGTGGTCACGAACGATTATGGATTTTACTCCATAAAATTGCCACAAGGTACATATGAAATTGAAATTTCATACCTGGGCTACCAAAGTGTACAGAAAACCATAGACCTGGATTCAGATAAAAAAGTAGATTTTCAATTAATCGAAGCCTCAGAAAATCTTGACGAAGTTATCATCACCAGCGATATAGAAGGTTTGAACATAAGGAAGCCAGAGATGAGTGTGAATAAACTCTCCATTGGTACCATTCAGAAATTACCTGTTGTTTTTGGTGAAGTAGATGTTGTAAAATCCCTTTTATTACTTCCGGGTGTTTCTAACGCCGGGGAAGGATCTTCTGGTTTCAATGTGCGGGGAGGCGCGGTAGATCAGAATCTTATTCTTTTGGATGAAGCTACGATCTATAACTCTTCGCATCTTTTCGGTCTGTTTTCCGTATTTAATCCCGATGCTATCAAAGACCTTAAATTATATAAAGGAGGTATTCCTGCGAAATACGGCGGAAGAGTATCATCTGTCCTGGATATTTATCAGCGTGACGGGAATAGTAAGGAATTTAAAATGCAGGGTGGAATTGGTGCAATTTCCAGCCGCTTACTTGCTGAAGGTCCCATCGTAAAAAATAAAGGTTCATTTCTTATTGGTGGACGTAGTTCTTACGCCCATTTATTCCTGAAATTAACCGATAACGAGAACTCTGCCTATTTCTATGATCTCAATACTAAACTAAGCTATAACCTGGATGACAGGAACAAACTTCTTTTATCTGGATACTTTGGAAGAGATGTTTTCAACATCAGCCAGAATTTTGAGAACACCTACGGAAATGCCGTTCTAAACCTGAGATGGAATCATATTTTCTCAGACAATATTTTCACCAACCTATCAGTAATTTATAGTGATTACTATTACGGCCTGAATTTGAATTTTGTAGGTTTCAACTGGGATAGCGGTATTAAGAACCTAAATATTAAATACGACTTCAACCATTATATCAATGATAACCTGCAGCTGAAATACGGTATGCAGAATACTTACTATGAATTCAATCCAGGAGAGATCAAACCTATCGATGAAGATTCAGGTATCAATTATTTCAAACTAACGAATAAGTATGCTTTTGAAAATGCGGTTTATCTTTCGGCAGAGCATCGATTGAGTGAGAATTTCTCTGCAGAATATGGATTGCGTCTAAGTACATTCCTGAGATTAGGACAGGATGAAATAAATGTTTATGAAAATAATAATCCCGTTGAATATGACGCCGAAAGGGATATTTACAGAGAAGCAGATATTATAGAGACTACTGAATCTTCAAAAAGTGAAGTCTTAAAGGGATACAATAATTTTGAACCTCGTATCGCCCTGGCTTATACTCTTAATGATAATCAATCTATCAAGGCCAGTTATAACAGAATGGCTCAGTACCTGCACCTTATTTCGAACACAAGTTCCCCTACTCCATTAGATGTGTGGGCTCCCAGTGGATCATTTATTAAACCACAGGTTCTGGATCAATATGCGGTGGGATATTTCAGGAATTTTAAAGAAAATGAGTACTCGCTTGAGGTAGAAGGTTTTTATAAGGATATAGATAACCGGATAGATTATATAGATGGAGCCAACCTGATCGCTAATAATGCCATTGAAAGAGTTGTTCTTAATGGTGAATCAAGAGCTTATGGTATGGAACTCCTATTAAGGAAAAATACCGGAAGACTAACCGGTTGGCTTGCTTACACACTTTCCAGGTCTGCGCAGCGCACACCTGGAAGAACACCAATCGAACCGGGAATTAATAATGGGAATTGGTATAATACCAATTATGATAAAACCCACGATCTAAGTATTACTAGTAGTTATGAGCTTAATAAAAAATGGCAATTCAATGCGAATTTCATTTTCCAAACCGGCCTGGCGACGACGTATCCAAATGCACAATATGAATATGAAGGTATCACCATTCCTGTTTACGGCGAAAGAAATGGTGATAGGTTGCCATCTTATCATCGTCTTGACCTTTCGGCAACCTACGAGCCTGGGATAAAAAAAGATAAAAAGATCGAGTCTTTCTGGACTTTCGGACTTTATAATGTGTATAACCGGCAAAATGCCTATTCTATTAGTTTCAGGGAAAATTCAGATACAGGGGTAAATGAAGCGGTAAGATTATCCCTTTTCGGAATAATACCTTCGATAACCTATAATTTTAAGTTCTAA
- a CDS encoding NADP-dependent isocitrate dehydrogenase — MSQKEKIIYTKTDEAPMLATYSFLPIIEAFTKAAGVSLETRDISLAGRILSQFPDYLNEDQKVSDDLAELGELAKKPEANIIKLPNISASIPQLKNAIAELQSKGFAIPDYPDEPSNDKEKEIQARYDKVKGSAVNPVLREGNSDRRAPKAVKNFAKKNPHSMGEWSKDSKTHVATMSEGDFRSNEKSITLADDDTLKIEFISESGDKKTLKDNLKVLKGEVVDATVMSKKALLDFLRKEVKDAKEKDVLFSLHMKATMMKVSDPIIFGHAVEVFFEDVFEKYGAELEKAGADPNSGLGDVLNAIDSLPSDKKQEIKAAIEKDLEEGPDIAMVNSDKGITNLHVPSDIIIDASMPAMIRTSGQMWNAEGKTQDTKAVIPDSSYAGLYQATIDFCKKHGAFDPTTMGTVPNVGLMAQKAEEYGSHDKTFEIPANGKVKVINSKGETVLEHTVEKGDIWRMCQVKDAPIQDWIKLAISRARATKMPAVFWLDKNRAHDAELIKKVNKYLPEHDTEGLEIKIMAPVEATNYTLERVKAGKDTISVTGNVLRDYLTDLFPILELGTSAKMLSIVPLMNGGGLFETGAGGSAPKHVQQFLEEGHLRWDSLGEFLALAVSLEHLGNKYDNSKALTLSEALDEATERFLNEGRSPSRKVNELDNRGSHFYLALYWAEALSTQTSNKDLNIYFGRIAKMMEDNQEKILQDLLDAQGSPVDIGGYYEPDEELTKKAMRPSAKLNEILATDA, encoded by the coding sequence ATGTCGCAGAAAGAAAAAATAATTTATACTAAAACTGATGAAGCTCCAATGCTGGCAACTTATTCGTTCTTGCCAATTATAGAGGCTTTCACAAAAGCTGCAGGGGTAAGTTTAGAAACCCGTGATATTTCATTAGCTGGTAGAATCCTTTCTCAGTTTCCAGATTATCTAAATGAAGATCAGAAAGTTTCAGATGATCTTGCTGAATTAGGAGAATTGGCAAAAAAGCCAGAAGCTAACATCATTAAATTACCAAATATCAGTGCTTCTATTCCTCAGCTGAAAAATGCGATCGCAGAATTACAATCTAAAGGCTTTGCCATTCCAGATTACCCGGACGAGCCTTCTAACGATAAAGAAAAAGAAATACAGGCACGCTATGATAAAGTAAAAGGTAGTGCTGTAAATCCTGTTCTTAGAGAAGGGAATTCAGACAGACGCGCTCCAAAAGCAGTTAAGAATTTCGCAAAGAAAAATCCTCACTCAATGGGTGAATGGAGCAAGGACTCTAAAACTCACGTCGCTACTATGAGCGAAGGAGATTTCAGGTCTAATGAAAAATCCATTACGCTTGCAGATGATGATACTCTTAAAATAGAATTCATTTCAGAAAGCGGCGATAAAAAGACTTTAAAAGACAATCTTAAAGTATTAAAAGGAGAAGTGGTAGATGCTACGGTAATGAGCAAAAAAGCCCTTCTGGACTTCCTTCGCAAAGAAGTGAAGGACGCAAAAGAGAAAGATGTTCTTTTCTCTCTTCATATGAAAGCCACCATGATGAAGGTTTCAGACCCTATCATTTTTGGGCATGCGGTAGAGGTTTTCTTTGAAGATGTATTTGAAAAATATGGTGCAGAACTTGAAAAAGCAGGCGCAGATCCAAACTCCGGTCTTGGAGATGTCTTAAATGCTATAGATAGCCTGCCTTCAGATAAAAAACAAGAGATCAAAGCAGCGATCGAAAAGGACCTTGAAGAAGGACCAGATATCGCGATGGTAAATTCAGATAAAGGTATAACCAATTTACATGTCCCAAGTGATATTATCATTGATGCATCTATGCCGGCAATGATTAGAACTTCTGGACAGATGTGGAATGCTGAAGGAAAAACCCAAGATACCAAGGCGGTAATTCCAGACAGCAGCTATGCAGGATTATATCAGGCAACTATTGACTTCTGTAAGAAACACGGTGCCTTTGATCCAACTACTATGGGTACTGTTCCAAACGTAGGTTTAATGGCTCAAAAAGCTGAGGAATATGGTTCTCATGATAAGACTTTTGAGATTCCCGCTAACGGAAAAGTAAAAGTGATCAATTCTAAAGGAGAAACCGTTCTTGAGCATACAGTAGAAAAAGGAGATATCTGGAGAATGTGCCAGGTAAAAGACGCACCAATCCAGGATTGGATCAAACTAGCCATTTCAAGAGCACGAGCTACTAAGATGCCGGCAGTATTCTGGCTGGATAAAAATAGAGCTCATGATGCGGAATTGATCAAGAAGGTAAATAAATATTTACCAGAGCATGATACTGAAGGTTTAGAGATCAAGATCATGGCTCCTGTAGAAGCTACTAATTATACCCTGGAAAGAGTAAAAGCAGGTAAAGACACTATTTCGGTAACCGGAAATGTGCTTAGAGATTACCTTACAGACCTCTTCCCTATTCTGGAATTAGGTACAAGTGCAAAAATGCTTTCTATTGTACCTTTGATGAATGGCGGTGGATTATTTGAAACTGGTGCTGGTGGTTCTGCTCCAAAACACGTGCAGCAATTTTTAGAGGAAGGTCACTTAAGATGGGACTCTCTTGGAGAATTCCTTGCTTTGGCCGTTTCTCTGGAACATTTAGGTAATAAATATGACAACTCGAAAGCTCTAACTCTTTCTGAAGCTTTAGATGAGGCTACTGAAAGATTCCTTAACGAAGGTAGGTCTCCATCAAGAAAAGTTAATGAACTTGATAATCGCGGAAGTCACTTCTACCTTGCATTATATTGGGCTGAAGCACTTTCTACTCAAACAAGTAATAAAGACCTGAATATCTATTTTGGAAGAATCGCGAAGATGATGGAAGATAATCAGGAAAAAATCCTTCAGGATCTTCTGGATGCTCAGGGATCACCGGTAGATATCGGAGGATATTACGAACCAGACGAAGAGCTAACCAAAAAAGCTATGCGTCCTAGTGCAAAATTAAATGAGATCCTGGCTACCGACGCCTAA
- a CDS encoding S8 family serine peptidase: MRKSITEFWKLFAAVFIMGAVFTSCEKEENPIQNEEQVSTELKEPPFKNYLVINNLNSGSTKAAESYLKSVKGVKIINSTPEIGITVISAKDLKLLKKAESEDLTIVPDYEIKWIPTPEVKEQSIGDGEYFYDIDYLWGMDAISAPEAWELGFTGKGASVYVLDSGIDPDHSDLAPNVNSELSISFIPGESWIVGENVGFNHGTHVAGTIAAADTDYGIIGVAPGAELVAVKVLSEVTGSGPFSAINNGLVYAGLNGADVVNMSLGATLQKNGTLTDADGNEFHIPAVNIQAVIQAQQRAVDFAVSRGTTVIASAGNDYLNFDGLQSYVKLPGSLNNVITVSATATQAYYPGVPYTGSYDIPSSYTNYGRSLIDVAAPGGDFDAPTYGADGILSAGNNNSFYWSSGTSMAAPHVSGVAALVIAKNGKMNPMDLQKHLENTSDKVDGNGQSLYLGKGRINALRAVTE, translated from the coding sequence ATGAGAAAATCGATTACTGAATTTTGGAAACTGTTTGCGGCAGTATTTATTATGGGAGCTGTTTTTACCTCCTGTGAAAAAGAAGAAAATCCAATTCAAAATGAAGAACAGGTATCTACAGAATTAAAAGAACCACCTTTCAAAAATTACCTTGTGATTAACAATTTAAATTCTGGTTCTACAAAGGCTGCAGAAAGTTACCTTAAAAGCGTAAAAGGGGTTAAAATAATTAATAGTACTCCTGAAATAGGAATTACTGTGATTAGTGCTAAAGATTTAAAGTTATTAAAGAAAGCTGAATCTGAAGACCTTACCATAGTTCCTGATTATGAAATAAAATGGATTCCAACTCCTGAGGTTAAGGAGCAAAGCATTGGTGATGGAGAGTATTTTTATGATATCGACTATCTATGGGGAATGGATGCTATTAGCGCTCCAGAAGCATGGGAGCTTGGATTCACTGGGAAAGGTGCTAGTGTTTATGTTCTTGATTCTGGTATAGACCCAGATCATAGTGACCTTGCGCCTAATGTAAACTCAGAACTATCTATTTCTTTTATCCCGGGTGAAAGTTGGATCGTAGGGGAAAACGTAGGCTTTAACCATGGAACTCATGTTGCCGGAACCATTGCAGCGGCAGATACAGATTATGGTATAATTGGTGTTGCTCCTGGAGCTGAGTTAGTCGCTGTAAAAGTATTAAGCGAAGTAACTGGAAGTGGCCCTTTTAGCGCGATAAACAACGGACTTGTTTATGCCGGTTTAAATGGTGCCGATGTAGTAAACATGAGTTTAGGTGCAACTCTACAGAAGAATGGAACTCTTACCGATGCTGATGGAAATGAATTCCATATTCCAGCAGTAAACATCCAGGCTGTTATCCAGGCTCAACAAAGAGCTGTAGACTTTGCTGTTAGTAGAGGAACTACCGTTATTGCTTCAGCCGGTAACGATTATTTAAATTTTGACGGACTTCAATCTTATGTAAAACTTCCAGGAAGCTTAAATAATGTGATCACTGTTTCAGCTACAGCTACGCAGGCATATTATCCAGGTGTACCATATACTGGTTCTTATGATATTCCTTCAAGCTATACCAACTACGGTAGATCTTTGATCGATGTTGCTGCTCCAGGAGGAGATTTTGATGCACCTACATATGGAGCTGACGGTATCTTGAGCGCCGGAAATAATAATTCTTTTTACTGGAGTTCCGGTACTAGTATGGCTGCACCTCATGTTTCTGGCGTTGCTGCACTTGTTATCGCTAAAAACGGTAAAATGAATCCAATGGATCTACAGAAGCATTTAGAAAATACCTCAGATAAAGTTGATGGCAATGGTCAAAGTCTTTATTTAGGTAAGGGACGAATCAACGCCTTAAGAGCTGTTACCGAATAA